The following are encoded together in the Gadus chalcogrammus isolate NIFS_2021 chromosome 2, NIFS_Gcha_1.0, whole genome shotgun sequence genome:
- the LOC130397530 gene encoding uncharacterized protein LOC130397530 produces MKQQQTARSSFALLPPRPFAMVKRVCPAGQTWSTLLDYCTLRRPEDQQPHPGPPRPPAAKPTAAKPTAAEPTYVTSGVVTAPWTKGSGMWTGPAAGPYLWGAVAVVATGSILALVLWFLIYRQHRNRGNWAPPPALQDTDKTDPLPLAPGSYPAEPLRKDPEPSGPHCNGVYMTDITPCMAGQNDITSCMVGQNDITSCMAGQNDITSCMAGQNNHTWGSPRVTWVGETGRKHRVPLPATELGDTTLVTAKTGRDQYSPV; encoded by the exons ATGAAG cagcagcagacagcGAGGTCATCCtttgccctcctcccccctcgacCCTTCGCCATGGTCAAGCGGGTGTGTCCAGCCGGCCAGACATGGAGTACCTTACTGGACTACTGTACTTTGCGCAGACCCGAAGACCAGCAACCTCACCCAGGACCCCCGCGGCCGCCCGCTGCCAAGCCAACCGCTGCAAAACCAACAGCTGCCGAGCCGACCTACG taaCGTCCGGTGTGGTGACGGCTCCCTGGACCAAGGGTTCCGGCATGTGGACCGGCCCTGCGGCGGGCCCCTACCTGTGGGgcgcggtggcggtggtggccaCCGGCTCCATCCTGGCCCTGGTGCTCTGGTTCCTCATCTACAGACAGCACCGTAACCGTGGCAACT GGGCCCCTCCGCCCGCTCTCCAAGACACAGACAAGACGGACCCCCTGCCCCTGGCCCCGGGGTCTTACCCAGCAGAGCCCCTCCGGAAGGACCCGGAACCCTCAGGCCCCCACTGCAATGGTGTGTACATGACCGACATCACTCCCTGCATGGCCGGGCAGAACGACATCACTTCCTGCATGGTCGGGCAGAACGACATCACTTCCTGCATGGCCGGGCAgaatgacatcacttcctgcatGGCCGGGCAGAATAACCACACTTGGGGGAGTCCCCGGGTGACCTGGGTTGGGGAGACTGGCAGGAAGCACCGCGTTCCACTTCCTGCCACCGAGCTGGGAGACACCACCCTGGTGACGGCAAAGACCGGCAGAGACCAGTACAGCCCAGTATAG